The following proteins are co-located in the Alcaligenes faecalis genome:
- the asd gene encoding archaetidylserine decarboxylase (Phosphatidylserine decarboxylase is synthesized as a single chain precursor. Generation of the pyruvoyl active site from a Ser is coupled to cleavage of a Gly-Ser bond between the larger (beta) and smaller (alpha chains). It is an integral membrane protein.) — protein sequence MHPRLAVLPQYLLPKQALTEFLGGLASKPMGGRTTWLIKRFIDRYQVDMNEAENADPASYATFNEFFGRALRPGARPIADTPLVSPVDGAISQLGPIQGAEVFQAKGHSYSTTALVGGDAKEAARYQDGVFATLYLSPSDYHRVHMPCAGVLKRMIHVPGDLFSVNPTTARGVPGLFARNERVVCFFDSEQGPFVLVLVGATVVGSMVTVWHGVVNASRDGNIHEWNYDGQHIALEKGQEMGRFLLGSTVVMLFPKESGYRFDPSWQPQGVIRQGQAMGYQG from the coding sequence ATGCATCCCCGTTTGGCTGTTCTACCCCAGTATTTACTCCCTAAACAGGCACTGACCGAGTTTCTAGGCGGCTTGGCTTCCAAGCCTATGGGCGGGCGTACGACCTGGCTTATCAAGCGGTTTATCGATCGTTATCAGGTCGACATGAACGAGGCGGAAAACGCCGATCCAGCCAGCTACGCCACCTTTAACGAGTTCTTTGGTCGTGCCTTGCGCCCAGGTGCCCGCCCTATTGCGGATACGCCACTGGTCAGCCCGGTCGATGGTGCTATTAGCCAACTGGGTCCTATCCAAGGCGCCGAGGTGTTCCAGGCGAAAGGCCATAGCTATTCAACCACCGCGTTGGTGGGCGGTGATGCTAAGGAAGCTGCCCGCTATCAGGATGGAGTGTTTGCAACCCTGTATTTGAGTCCCAGTGATTATCACCGGGTGCACATGCCTTGCGCGGGTGTTCTTAAGCGCATGATTCATGTGCCGGGCGATTTGTTTTCGGTCAACCCTACGACAGCACGTGGTGTCCCCGGGCTGTTTGCGCGTAACGAACGTGTAGTCTGCTTTTTTGACTCTGAGCAAGGCCCTTTCGTATTAGTGCTGGTGGGAGCGACGGTAGTGGGCAGTATGGTTACAGTCTGGCATGGTGTGGTGAATGCCTCGCGCGATGGCAATATCCACGAGTGGAACTACGATGGCCAGCATATTGCTTTGGAAAAGGGGCAGGAAATGGGCCGTTTTTTGCTGGGTTCCACGGTGGTGATGCTGTTCCCTAAAGAAAGTGGATACCGTTTTGATCCTAGCTGGCAGCCTCAAGGTGTCATTCGCCAAGGCCAGGCGATGGGTTATCAGGGCTAA
- a CDS encoding methionine aminotransferase, protein MQITSKLPSVGTTIFTTMSQLALEHKAINLGQGFPDFNPDPALIEAVHQAMLDGINQYPAMAGYPALRAAIASKAQARYGRLYNVDTEITVTSGATEALMASFQAFVHTGDEVIVIEPCYDLYIPAIELAGGTPVAVPMTAPSEAVPYYRVDWDRVEQAITSKTRMLVINFPHNPTCTILQPQDLDALEQIVEKHPSLIILSDEVYEHLTFDQKEHLSLATRPLLAERAVIVSSFGKTFHATGWKVGYCCASASLSMEIRKVHQYTVFTVPSPLQAGLATYMQDPATWESLPAFYQEKRDHLHHGLQNTRFTPMPCEGTFFLLASYEHISELSELDFAKHLNQNYGVGAIPVSAFYLNPNSEQANHRLLRFCFAKQLSTLDQAIERLIKV, encoded by the coding sequence ATGCAGATCACATCCAAGCTCCCTTCTGTGGGCACCACCATCTTTACCACCATGAGCCAGCTGGCTCTGGAACATAAGGCCATTAACCTGGGCCAGGGCTTTCCAGACTTCAATCCGGATCCAGCCCTGATTGAGGCTGTGCACCAAGCCATGCTGGATGGCATCAACCAGTATCCTGCCATGGCGGGCTACCCTGCCCTGCGAGCCGCTATTGCCAGCAAGGCGCAGGCTCGGTATGGCCGCCTTTACAACGTGGATACGGAAATCACCGTCACCAGTGGCGCTACTGAGGCTTTAATGGCCAGTTTCCAGGCCTTTGTGCACACAGGCGATGAAGTCATCGTGATCGAGCCCTGCTACGACCTGTATATCCCCGCCATCGAGCTGGCCGGCGGTACCCCTGTTGCTGTCCCCATGACAGCGCCTAGCGAGGCTGTACCCTACTATCGCGTCGACTGGGACCGTGTGGAGCAAGCCATAACCAGCAAGACCCGTATGCTGGTAATCAATTTCCCACACAACCCAACCTGCACCATCTTGCAACCTCAGGATCTGGACGCGTTGGAGCAGATTGTTGAAAAGCATCCTTCTTTGATCATCTTGTCCGACGAGGTCTATGAACACCTGACCTTCGATCAGAAAGAGCATCTAAGCCTTGCTACCCGTCCTCTCCTGGCAGAACGAGCAGTCATCGTTTCTTCCTTTGGCAAAACCTTCCACGCCACAGGTTGGAAAGTAGGCTACTGTTGTGCTTCTGCCAGTCTCAGCATGGAAATTCGCAAGGTCCACCAATACACTGTCTTTACCGTTCCTAGCCCCTTACAGGCCGGTTTAGCCACCTATATGCAGGATCCAGCCACCTGGGAGAGTCTGCCCGCTTTCTACCAGGAAAAACGCGATCATTTGCACCATGGTCTGCAGAACACCCGTTTTACTCCTATGCCCTGTGAAGGGACTTTCTTCTTGCTAGCCAGCTATGAACACATTTCAGAACTGTCCGAGCTGGATTTTGCCAAGCATTTGAACCAGAACTATGGCGTAGGCGCGATCCCCGTGTCAGCCTTCTACCTGAATCCCAATTCTGAGCAGGCTAACCATCGTTTGCTGCGTTTTTGCTTTGCCAAGCAGCTCAGCACCTTGGACCAGGCTATTGAACGCCTGATAAAGGTCTAA
- a CDS encoding diguanylate cyclase, translating into MPQPNIEEAAQDWHGLLQKVPLAVRAHVLAITQDNQDELATHFYTHMLKHPAAQVYLSHDQVHKRLHRSLRSWLVQLFSVDEHSDMQDQVKLQNQVGEVHARVGVPVHLVLRGARLLKGRYARFLFESSTISSEQAWECFRYVQNFIDLAMELMSHAYANSRERKSRAEESYRLFAIVQNVAAERGRQRAALLDWENLFMFAMAVNNGVTPAPRIGDSDFGIWFKHKGAHAFQGTVESREILDLMNLIDTELMPAFEQGDVKGQVSRLHELRDRTRAIGLHLDRLFEQQNELESGRDVLTRLLSRKYLPVVLSREVGYAQQRGSRFALLAVDIDFFKRVNDTYGHDAGDRILRQFAELLSNSARAGDYVFRLGGEEFLLVLVDVDADGAMRAARNLRLRIHAETFRVVDGETMSITASIGVALYDGHPDYERTLRRVDRALYQAKEEGRDQVVYV; encoded by the coding sequence ATGCCTCAACCGAATATCGAAGAAGCCGCTCAGGACTGGCACGGCTTGCTCCAGAAAGTGCCCCTGGCGGTCCGTGCTCATGTGTTGGCTATCACCCAAGATAACCAGGACGAGCTTGCGACCCACTTTTATACGCATATGCTCAAGCACCCTGCTGCACAGGTGTATCTATCGCACGATCAGGTACACAAACGCTTGCATCGTTCCTTGCGCAGTTGGTTGGTTCAGCTATTTTCGGTAGATGAGCACAGTGATATGCAAGACCAGGTCAAGCTGCAAAATCAGGTTGGCGAGGTTCACGCTCGGGTGGGAGTGCCTGTTCATCTGGTGCTGCGCGGTGCACGCTTGCTCAAGGGGCGTTACGCCCGCTTTTTGTTTGAATCCTCGACTATTAGTTCCGAGCAGGCTTGGGAATGCTTTCGCTATGTTCAGAATTTTATTGACTTGGCGATGGAGCTGATGAGCCATGCCTACGCCAATTCGCGCGAGCGTAAATCCCGGGCTGAAGAGTCCTACCGCTTGTTTGCCATTGTGCAGAACGTGGCGGCCGAGCGCGGCCGACAGCGAGCCGCACTGCTGGATTGGGAAAATCTCTTCATGTTTGCGATGGCGGTCAACAATGGTGTGACGCCTGCTCCGCGGATTGGGGACTCGGACTTCGGTATCTGGTTCAAGCATAAGGGCGCGCATGCCTTCCAGGGTACGGTAGAGAGCCGTGAGATCCTGGACCTGATGAACTTGATTGATACCGAGCTGATGCCCGCATTCGAGCAAGGGGATGTGAAAGGACAGGTTTCGCGCTTGCACGAGCTGCGTGATCGAACCCGGGCGATTGGTTTGCACCTGGATCGCTTGTTTGAGCAGCAAAACGAGCTGGAGTCTGGTCGGGACGTGTTGACCCGCCTGTTAAGCCGCAAGTACCTGCCGGTCGTTCTTAGCCGGGAAGTGGGTTATGCCCAGCAGCGGGGATCGCGTTTTGCTCTGCTGGCCGTGGATATCGATTTCTTCAAGCGCGTCAATGACACTTACGGGCATGACGCGGGTGATCGTATTCTGCGTCAGTTTGCCGAGCTGCTTAGCAATAGTGCTCGTGCTGGTGACTATGTGTTCCGTCTTGGGGGCGAGGAGTTCCTTCTGGTATTGGTCGACGTGGATGCGGATGGTGCGATGCGCGCTGCTCGTAATTTACGTCTTCGCATCCATGCAGAAACCTTCCGGGTTGTGGATGGGGAAACTATGAGTATCACTGCCAGTATTGGTGTGGCTTTGTACGATGGACACCCCGATTACGAGCGTACGCTGCGTCGCGTTGACCGCGCCTTGTATCAAGCCAAAGAAGAAGGACGTGATCAGGTCGTGTACGTCTGA
- a CDS encoding DUF4880 domain-containing protein has protein sequence MTTYQGELLEHTQAHAQAAYWFTRLNSGEATAAELREFEDWRRDNPENERSYRYICYFCDASLDAPEHEIRRLLVSSGQKAASLKLSHRGLLAGLFVVTLALTVFFFWPERVLRQEHLVSGTQTLEQRFVDGTVVRLGPDSALEVREYEDRLNLQLLRGQVTLLLADPTQKSVTVFNSFAQARSDKGQFSAFLDSDQMKFAVDTGSVEVSSGTWWRRQIRVLIPGQHIFVDRWSGMKRVQPAPISPNKAD, from the coding sequence ATGACGACATATCAAGGGGAGCTGCTGGAGCATACGCAGGCTCACGCACAAGCTGCTTATTGGTTCACTCGCTTGAACTCCGGCGAGGCGACGGCTGCCGAATTACGGGAATTTGAGGATTGGCGTCGTGACAATCCTGAAAATGAACGTTCATATCGATACATTTGCTATTTTTGTGACGCCAGTCTGGATGCGCCTGAGCATGAAATCCGCCGTTTATTGGTGAGTTCAGGACAGAAGGCTGCCTCGCTCAAGCTTTCTCACCGTGGTTTGCTGGCCGGCTTGTTTGTTGTGACCTTGGCGCTGACGGTGTTTTTCTTTTGGCCGGAGCGGGTACTGCGACAAGAGCATCTGGTATCGGGTACACAAACGCTGGAGCAGCGGTTTGTGGATGGCACTGTCGTGCGACTGGGGCCTGATTCAGCTCTTGAAGTCCGCGAGTACGAGGACAGGCTGAATCTGCAACTGTTACGCGGTCAGGTCACTTTGCTGCTGGCTGATCCCACACAAAAGAGCGTGACGGTCTTTAACAGTTTTGCGCAGGCACGCAGCGACAAGGGGCAGTTTTCGGCCTTTCTGGACAGCGATCAAATGAAGTTTGCCGTGGATACCGGCTCGGTCGAAGTCTCCAGTGGAACATGGTGGCGTCGGCAAATCCGGGTGCTGATTCCTGGTCAGCATATTTTTGTGGATCGATGGTCTGGAATGAAACGGGTTCAACCCGCTCCTATATCTCCCAATAAGGCCGACTAA
- a CDS encoding DUF4105 domain-containing protein, translating to MKRWGAIVIKILVLLLVLVIATWGTLALQFQLSAGLGRWLAMAGWIAVAVLSLYALSKGKNWLFVPQILGFLVLVGWWSSIVPSNAREWAPDVARMSYGEVNGSVVTLHNVRDFNWRSETDFDESWIQQAYDLQTIKSVDMFLSYWMGPIIAHTLVSFGFEDGRHVVFSVEIRKEKHEGFSAIGGFFKDFELSLIAATEQDIVRTRSNVRGEDVYMYSVELSKPAMQALFLSYVEQGQQLQTTPRFYNTLTANCTTIVYDMVAKIVDGVPWDWRVLASGYLAEYVYGLNALAPDHSFQELKQLGYINPRAVSQQDGQDFSALIRRDLPLVKPF from the coding sequence ATGAAAAGGTGGGGGGCGATAGTGATCAAGATTTTGGTCCTGTTATTGGTCTTGGTGATAGCGACCTGGGGGACGCTGGCATTGCAGTTTCAGTTGTCGGCAGGCTTGGGACGCTGGTTGGCTATGGCCGGCTGGATAGCGGTGGCTGTATTGAGCTTGTACGCTTTGAGCAAGGGCAAGAATTGGCTCTTTGTTCCTCAGATCTTGGGTTTTCTAGTTCTGGTGGGGTGGTGGAGCAGCATTGTGCCCAGCAATGCTCGGGAATGGGCGCCTGATGTGGCCAGAATGAGTTACGGCGAGGTAAATGGCTCTGTTGTGACCCTGCATAATGTGCGCGATTTTAACTGGCGCAGTGAAACCGATTTTGATGAGAGCTGGATACAGCAAGCCTACGATTTGCAGACGATCAAATCGGTAGACATGTTCCTGTCGTACTGGATGGGCCCGATTATTGCCCATACCTTGGTGTCTTTTGGCTTTGAGGATGGTCGCCATGTGGTGTTCTCGGTAGAAATCCGCAAGGAAAAGCATGAGGGCTTTTCTGCAATAGGCGGTTTTTTTAAAGATTTTGAACTGAGTCTGATCGCGGCGACCGAGCAGGACATTGTGCGTACTCGCAGCAATGTGCGTGGTGAGGATGTGTATATGTACAGCGTGGAGTTATCCAAACCGGCTATGCAGGCACTGTTTTTGTCGTATGTGGAGCAAGGTCAGCAGTTACAGACCACTCCCCGCTTTTACAACACGTTGACGGCTAACTGCACGACCATTGTTTATGACATGGTCGCCAAAATTGTGGACGGCGTGCCGTGGGACTGGCGTGTGCTGGCGTCGGGCTATTTGGCCGAGTATGTGTATGGTTTGAATGCTTTGGCGCCAGACCATAGTTTCCAGGAACTGAAGCAATTAGGCTATATCAATCCAAGGGCTGTGTCGCAGCAGGACGGGCAAGATTTTTCAGCCTTGATTCGACGGGATTTGCCTCTCGTAAAGCCTTTTTAG
- a CDS encoding metallophosphoesterase, translated as MPNFLVQPLPAGSLDIIGDVHGELQALQQLIQNLGYQEDGSHPEQRSLIFVGDYCDRGPNSPAVIEYLKSLINNNKAKGILGNHEINLLIDDAKDGSGWYFDQRYQSDLKNYSPFKRAKPQNRDKIRNFLRSLPIALERSDLRIVHAAWNNPAINAIRSVKSEDFLDFFFECENKADIYAEKRGILNKYLTAKQEWKEKIEDPKAIMPLLQAYIDYDLVKNDFNPIRLLTSGTEGPADRPFFAGNRWRFSDRTPWWNSYQDDIPVIFGHYWRQLFPQPTAKISKYSLLFKDIDPFSWHGAKKNTFCVDFSVGARWRDRHKDQAPQDSAFHLAALRWPEKIIMTDTGFTQPTR; from the coding sequence ATGCCCAACTTTCTTGTACAGCCTTTACCTGCTGGTTCTTTAGACATCATCGGTGATGTACATGGAGAGCTTCAGGCCTTGCAACAACTGATCCAAAATTTGGGTTACCAGGAAGATGGCTCTCATCCGGAGCAACGCAGCCTGATATTCGTGGGAGATTATTGTGATCGTGGTCCCAATAGCCCTGCTGTAATTGAGTACCTTAAGTCCTTGATAAATAATAATAAAGCAAAAGGAATATTAGGTAATCATGAAATTAATCTACTGATAGACGATGCAAAAGATGGATCAGGATGGTATTTTGATCAGCGATATCAGTCAGATTTAAAGAATTACTCGCCATTTAAGCGTGCAAAACCTCAAAATAGAGACAAAATCCGAAATTTTTTAAGATCACTACCCATTGCATTGGAAAGAAGTGACCTCAGAATTGTGCATGCCGCCTGGAATAATCCAGCTATTAATGCAATTAGATCAGTTAAAAGCGAAGATTTTCTTGATTTTTTCTTTGAATGCGAGAACAAAGCGGATATATATGCAGAAAAAAGAGGAATTCTGAATAAATATCTGACTGCAAAACAAGAATGGAAAGAAAAAATTGAAGATCCAAAGGCCATAATGCCTTTATTGCAGGCCTACATTGACTACGATTTAGTCAAAAATGACTTCAACCCCATCCGTTTGCTGACTTCTGGAACCGAAGGACCTGCGGATCGCCCTTTTTTTGCTGGCAATCGTTGGCGTTTTTCCGACAGAACTCCTTGGTGGAACAGTTACCAGGATGACATTCCGGTTATTTTCGGCCACTACTGGCGTCAGCTTTTCCCTCAACCAACAGCGAAAATTTCTAAATACTCTTTATTATTCAAGGATATAGACCCATTTTCCTGGCATGGAGCAAAGAAAAACACGTTTTGCGTGGACTTTTCTGTTGGAGCTCGTTGGCGCGATCGCCATAAAGACCAGGCGCCGCAAGACTCGGCTTTTCACCTGGCGGCTTTGCGTTGGCCAGAGAAAATCATCATGACGGACACTGGTTTTACGCAGCCAACCCGCTAA
- a CDS encoding pyridoxal-phosphate dependent enzyme, whose amino-acid sequence MILHLETPLIYSHALSDPLGKQIWLKMDALQPSGSFKIRGIGHLCQHHAQQNKKRFVISSGGNAGIAVAYAGRRLTTPTLVVVPESTSEHARRLIQREKAELHVVGKNWQEAHEYALTLVQEDDALIHPFDDPLLWEGHASLITEVAQMGVQPDAVLLAVGGGGLLSGIAQGLREQGWDKTTIIAVETEGTASLGESVRQRQHITLSQVSGVATSLAAPRVCDQAYAISQSHPTTCVQVSDAQAVSACLRFLTDHRVLVEPACGAALSTLYLDHEALAPYKNILVVVCGGNTMTLEQLVQWRATP is encoded by the coding sequence ATGATTCTTCACCTTGAGACACCACTTATTTATTCACATGCCTTGAGCGATCCACTCGGCAAACAAATCTGGTTAAAAATGGATGCATTACAACCTAGCGGATCATTCAAGATTCGCGGTATCGGGCACTTGTGCCAGCATCATGCTCAACAAAACAAGAAACGCTTCGTCATTTCCTCAGGTGGCAATGCAGGGATTGCCGTCGCTTACGCGGGGCGCCGGCTCACCACCCCAACCCTTGTTGTCGTCCCTGAAAGCACCAGCGAACACGCCAGGCGTTTGATTCAACGGGAAAAAGCCGAGCTGCACGTGGTGGGCAAGAATTGGCAGGAGGCCCATGAATATGCGTTGACCCTGGTGCAAGAAGATGATGCCCTGATTCACCCCTTTGACGACCCTTTGCTTTGGGAAGGCCATGCCAGCCTGATTACTGAAGTCGCTCAAATGGGCGTACAGCCCGATGCCGTCTTGCTGGCGGTAGGGGGAGGAGGCTTGCTAAGCGGCATAGCACAAGGTCTGCGAGAACAAGGTTGGGACAAGACCACCATTATTGCCGTCGAAACCGAAGGCACCGCCAGCTTGGGCGAGTCAGTACGACAACGCCAGCACATCACCCTCAGTCAGGTCAGTGGGGTCGCCACCTCGCTGGCAGCACCACGTGTTTGTGACCAGGCATATGCCATTAGCCAATCCCATCCCACTACTTGCGTTCAGGTCAGTGATGCCCAGGCCGTCAGCGCCTGTTTACGTTTCCTGACCGACCACCGCGTTCTAGTTGAACCCGCATGTGGCGCGGCTTTATCGACTTTGTACCTGGACCATGAAGCACTGGCTCCCTACAAAAACATTCTGGTTGTGGTGTGTGGTGGCAACACCATGACACTGGAGCAGTTAGTGCAATGGCGAGCGACGCCTTGA
- a CDS encoding PhzF family phenazine biosynthesis protein: MRLPIYQVDAFTDTLFAGNPAAVVLLSEFPDDALMQSIAGENNLAETAFLVPQGPDFGLRWFTPTVEVPLCGHATLASAAVVLQYIRPQDSQVVFHTLSGALTVRRDETGYVMDFPARPVTRVDDDPRLEETLGTKITQLWRNDFTHLAVVETEEQVRQLQIDTAAMMAIGYEGCIVTAAGSGQFDIVSRFFAPGHGIEEDPVTGSAHCALLPYWAPILGKNHLRAYQASERGGVLDCTLDGDRVFLKGQAAMYMEGHIQVG, translated from the coding sequence ATGCGCTTACCCATCTATCAGGTCGATGCCTTTACTGACACCTTGTTTGCAGGCAACCCTGCCGCTGTGGTGTTGTTGTCCGAGTTCCCTGACGACGCTTTGATGCAGTCGATTGCGGGCGAGAACAATTTGGCTGAGACGGCCTTTCTGGTACCACAAGGTCCGGATTTTGGCTTGCGCTGGTTTACCCCCACGGTAGAAGTGCCCTTGTGTGGTCACGCTACGTTGGCCAGTGCGGCGGTCGTGCTGCAATACATACGTCCTCAAGATAGCCAAGTGGTGTTCCATACCCTGAGTGGTGCGTTGACGGTGCGTCGCGATGAGACAGGCTATGTCATGGATTTTCCGGCGCGTCCGGTTACTCGTGTGGATGACGATCCCAGGCTGGAAGAAACTTTGGGTACCAAGATTACGCAATTGTGGCGTAATGACTTTACCCATTTGGCTGTAGTGGAAACCGAGGAACAGGTGCGACAACTGCAGATAGATACGGCAGCTATGATGGCGATTGGTTACGAAGGATGTATTGTGACCGCGGCGGGCTCGGGCCAGTTTGATATTGTCAGTCGCTTTTTTGCGCCCGGTCACGGCATTGAAGAAGATCCTGTGACGGGGTCGGCTCACTGTGCCTTGTTGCCTTATTGGGCCCCTATTCTGGGTAAAAATCATCTACGGGCTTATCAGGCTTCCGAGCGTGGGGGCGTACTGGATTGCACCTTGGATGGTGATCGCGTGTTTCTGAAGGGGCAAGCCGCCATGTATATGGAAGGCCATATCCAGGTTGGTTAA
- a CDS encoding MarR family transcriptional regulator produces the protein MKTATRPADIYMRFLQLADSLHTLPCLPCLDPLEERILVLVAKASKDCLRLSVRDVMAVERLGSPATIHTRLKSMREKGWIVLSDTEDTRRKQVDLSQAALLHFDRLSACLLEAANV, from the coding sequence ATGAAAACTGCTACCAGACCTGCTGATATATATATGCGTTTTTTGCAGCTCGCCGATTCGCTGCATACCTTGCCTTGCTTACCTTGCCTGGACCCTCTTGAAGAGCGTATCTTGGTGCTGGTTGCCAAGGCGTCAAAAGATTGTCTGCGTTTGTCGGTACGCGATGTCATGGCCGTAGAGCGGCTGGGGTCGCCAGCGACCATACATACCCGGCTCAAGTCCATGCGCGAGAAAGGCTGGATCGTTCTCAGTGACACGGAGGACACACGCCGCAAACAAGTTGATCTGAGCCAGGCTGCCCTGCTGCATTTTGACCGCCTTTCTGCCTGTCTTTTAGAGGCGGCTAATGTCTGA